The DNA segment TATGCGCATTAATAAAGCAGATGGTTAATGCCTCAATACCACCCTTGGCTTTTAATGCGGTTAAGTCGTCGCGTAATTTAGCTTCATCTAAATCGCGAACCACTTTACCGTCTGCATCCATACGCTCCTGCGCACCGATGGTTAACTCTAGCGGGGCCAGCAAAGGCTTCTTATTAAAAGTCACCCAACCGCCAAGACCGCCTGGGCAAAATGAACGAGCGACCTGTAAGGTGTGCTCATAACCGGCAGTAGTTACCAAACCTACAACAGAGCCTTTACCCTGAAGCACAGCATTGGTGGCAACGGTGGTACCGTGCATAACACGGTTAATTTTTTTGGGGTCAACACCAGACTCATCACAGATACGGGCAATACCGTTAAGTACACCGATGGATGAATCTTCAGGAGTGGAAGGAACTTTGGCGGTATTGGTCTCACCGGTTTCTTCATTGATTAAGAGTAGATCGGTGAATGTTCCGCCGACATCTACGCCGAGACGATAACTCATTGCTATTTCCTCTTGGTTTGGTGTGAGTAAGTGTGCTGCTCACATTTTAATTATTGTTACCTTAGTAGGGTGGATTAAAATCCACCTTTTTCAAACGCTGTGTTTTGGTGGATTGTAATCCACCCTACGAATTACAGCGTGCCTTTTTCTTGCTGACGCTTTAACCAACGCATTGAATGACCACCATCACAATTACCGGTCAACTCAGTCGCCAAATCGGTAGCGGCAATTAATTTATTTAAATCAACACCCGTATCAAAACCCATTTGCTCAAACAACACCACAATATCTTCTGTGGCCACATTACCGGTAGCACCCGGCGCAAAAGGACAACCCCCCAAACCACCGATAGAGGCATCAAAAATACGAATACCTGCTTCAAGGGCAGCATAGGCATCGGCAACACCAAAACCACGGGTATCGTGGAAGTGAGCACCTAAACTTTCAGCACCATATTCAGCGATTAGCTGCTTATATAACGAGGTGACCTGCCCAGGGTTAGCAGCACCAATAGTGTCCGCCATAATAATAGTTTTTGCACCGGCCTCTAAAAACTGGCCCGTCATTTCTATAACGACTTTGTCATCAACAATGCCTTCAAAAGGACATTCCCATGCTGTTGCAATATAAGGAATGGCCTCAATACCGTCCTTTTTACCCGCTTCGATAATATCAACCGTCAGGGCAATAGCTTCAGCATTGTTTTTGCGAATATTTTTTTCGTTCATGGTATTGCTGGCAGCAATCGGGAGGTTAACTATTTTTACACCCGCATCACGAGCCAACTCATAGCCTTTCTGGTTGGCGACTAACGCAGAAAAAGCCACATCAGCCGAAGGCAGGCTGGCAGCAATTTCATCAGTACCCGCCATAGCAGGTACTGCTTTAGGATTGACAAAGCTACCGATTTCAACCGCGGGTAATTTTGCATCAACCAATGCATTAATTAACTGCAACCTTTCAGCGGGCGTTAAAATCTTGGCCTGATTTTGCAAACCATCACGGGGGCCAACATCATTAATAAATACTTTTTCTGTCATCAACTTTGCCTTCTATCTCGTAGGGCGGATTACAATCCACCATCGATGCCGGATTACGCTTCGCTAATCCGGCCTACTATTACTTGATTACGCCTTCTTCTTTTAGTGCCGCGATTTCATCGGCGGTCTTACCCATTACCTCAGAAAGAATTTCATCTGTGTCCTGCGCTAATACAGGCGCGGGCGTAAAACTCTCTTCATTGGTACGAGAGAACTTAATAGGGTTACCCGGGCCTTTAGTAGACTTGCCATTGGGATGACCCAACTCGATCACCATATTGCGGTGCAAGACTTGCTCATCACTTAATGCCTGAGAAAACTTATTCACAGGTGCTGCAGGAATACGTTTCTCGTTTAACTGATCCAACCAGAACTTGGTGGTATTGGTGGCAAAGATTTCGTTCAGGTTGCCATCAATAAAATCTTTAGCGGCCAAACGACCTGGCTGACCATCAAACTCTTCTTTTTCAAAACCCTCAAAGTTAACGACCTGTTTCAGGTTCTGCCAGAAGTTATCGGTAATAACAGCAATAACCAAGTGGCCATCTTGGGTTGGATAGGTGTTATAGGGAACGTGTACAAAGTGGCTATTGCCGATGGGGAATGGATCTTCACCGGACATAAAGTGCATGGTTGCCATATAGTTCAGCAATGAAATCTGCACATCTACCATAGAGATATCAACATGCTGGCCTTCACCAGAACGCTCACGCTCTAATAAAGCCGACTGAATACCCATAACCGCAAACATACCGCCGCCTAAATCACCGATAGGAATACCGGCACGCATAGGGTGGTTAGCATCTTCACCAGTGATAGACATACCACCACCGTAAGCCTGCGCCACCTGATCAAAGGCTGGACGCTTTGAACCCGGGCCATCAGAACCAAAACCTGAAATAGAACAGGTAATAATTTTGGGATTAACTTTTTTCAGATTATCGTAATCAATCTTTAGTTTCTGCGGAACGCCCGCACCAAAGTTACTGATCACCACATCAGATTCTTTTACCAGATCATAAAATAATTGCAGACCCTTTTCTGATTTCAGATCCATACAGGTAGTGCGCTTATTACGGTTTAGGGTAATAAAGTATGCACCCATACCATCAATGGAATTATTCGGGTCGGTGGCTAACAACTTACGTGTGCCCTCACCGTGCGGCGGTTCAACTTTAATCGTATCAGCGCCCAAGTCTGAAAGAATCATGGCACCATAGGGACCTGACAACATATGGGTCAAATCGATAATGCGAATGCCTTCTAAAGGTTTGTTCATTATTTATATCTGCTTTCTAAGTAAAAATTCAGGGGCAGTCAAACTGCCCCCGTTTATGCACATCTTCAACGACTAGTGATCGTGGCTATGGCCGTGATCGTGGTCATGGCTGTGCGGTTCACCTTCAGGGTGAGAAGCGCTGTGATCATGATCGCCCTCATACTGATGGTAGTGACCGTGGCCAGAAGCCAGATCCAGATCAGCCATACCACCACGACGAATCATAGTATCTTCAAAGTCTGTGATACTGTGTGGGTGGTTGTGGCTGCGGCTGTAACCCCAACGGTACAACAGTGGATCACGCTTGGTCATACGAGCCAAAGAACGGTCCGCATTTTCTACTGGCGTAGTCCATGGGTTGTAGTGGAAGTGATTAAACAGTTTAGAGTCAGTACGACCTAAAGCGATACAACCGTAGGCAGAAGCAAACGAGCCGTGGTTGATATACGCAGGACGCCAGAAGTAACCGCCCGTCGGGATTTCACCAAACTGCATCATCCAGCTAGTGCCCCAAATATGGTAAGACTCTTCCGCACAATCGTGGTAAGAAATATTGTCCTGGCTAAAGTTAGGTGTCATACAGTACAAGAACGTTAGCGCCTGGCTGTTAGGGTTAAAGTTCAATACTTTAACAAGACAACCGGTTGCAACAGTTGGGCTGGTTACACCACCGCTTGACCAGGGAATGTCGTCGTAAGAGCTAACATCGTGGTACAGGCCAGTCTGGCATAGTGCATGATGCTCATCACTTTCGTGATGATCAGGAGCGCCAGTGTTAAACATCATTAGAACTTCAGCACCTTGCTCGGTGGTTAACTCACCCAGTGAGTAACCCGCAGGCAAATAGAAGTAGTGACCTTTGCCGTAGCGCTTGCCACCGATATTGATACTGCCCTGAATAACCATCATTTCGTATTCAGACATGCTGAACCCTGGTGGACGCTTGTAGCCGCCAGCCAGTTGAACATTCATAGAACATGCGCCAGTTTCGTTATCAAAACTCAGCATTTTGTAGCTAAAGCCAGTACCAAAACCTGGTAGGGCCATTTTTTTCCAGTGGACATCGCGATCGCAAAACGGTTCGATATGTGGGCGTGCCATAGTTATTCTCCTAAAACTTTATCTGTTCACAGCTAAAAGCGTGATATTGAATTTATTATTTGCCTTCTACTTCTTCGATTGACTGCTCGCCGTATTTCCAGATCACGATATCTTCGCGACCTTCAGGCTTAACAGGAATATCAGCTTCCGGGATTTGCACCTTGGTATCCGCATCGGCGTTAAAACCGCGGGTTTTCAGGCGGTGAAAAAACTCGGCATACCATTGCTCACGACTCGGCTTAAGTGCAGCCATTTCGTCGTAAATTTTCTGGTAGCGAACTTCTTGTTCTGCCGATTCTTCCTTGATCCACTCCTCAACCTCAGGGGTGCGCTCTGTGTCTATCTTGGTGTTCATAAAAGTCATAACAAACTCCCGTCGTGTAAACTCAACAATCTAACTATAGTTATTAAAAGTACTGCTTTTTTGTAAAACTTTACTGCCGTTCCCGCGCAGGCGGGAATGACGGTATTAACTTGGAACTTTCACTGTTCCAGCAGCTAACATGGCATCAATCGTAGCATCAGCCAGGCCAGCTTCCTTTAACACTTCAACACTGTTTTCACCTAAACGCGGTGCCAGCTTTCTGATCTCAGCAGGCGTTTTAGAAAAATTCATCGGTGGACTACTCATACGCACACGACCTTCGGTCGGATGATCAAACTCCTGCCAGAAGCCTGTCTCAACCAGATGCGGATCTTCAACCAATCCATCCAGGGTATTCACTACCATCATCGGTACTTTGGTGTTACCCAATAAATCCAACCACTCCTGACGCGTCTTGGTGATAATAATCTCGCCAGTCGCTTTATAGGACTCATTAATATTTTGCAGGCGCAAACGCATATTTAAAAAGCGAGGGTCTTCGGCCAGATCAGGACGCTCGGCCAATTCGCAGAAAGTATTCCAGTGGTTATCCCAGTAAGGCAGTACCGCCAGATATAAGCCATCTTTGGTTTTATAGGGACGGCGGTGTTTTGCCATCAAACGTACATAACCGGCTTCGCCAATATTGGGTTCAAAGGTTTTACCCCACAAGTGCTCGGTCATGACGTAAGAAGCCATGGTCTCAAACATAGGCACTTCAACTTCCTGGCCTTCACCGCTGCGCTCACGATGAAATAAAGCAGCCATAACAGCCTGAACAACCATCAACGCCGTCGTCTTATCCGCAACGATGGTAGGCAGATAACGCGGCTCACCTTCAACCATGCTTTGCAGCATAGCGATACCGGAAGCGGCTTGAATAGAATCATCCAAGGCACCCTTTTCACCATAGGGACCATTTTTTGCGTAACCATAAGCACCGCAATAAACGATATCAGGCTTTAATGCTTTAACGTTATCGTAGGAAAAACCTAAACGATCAATCGCCTGTGGACGAAAGTTATGAATCAGCACATCGGCCGTTTTTAATAACTCACGCAAGGCCGCTTTACCGTCATCAGACTTTAAATCCAAGGCAATACTGCGCTTGTTGCGGTTACAGGTCAGATAAAGAGAACCCATATCCGAGTTATTGCTATGAGGGCCTAAATTACGGTTGGTATCACCTTCCAGCGGCTCTACTTTAATAACATCTGCACCCAAGTCGCCCAACATTTGGCAAGCATAGGGTCCCAGCACAACACTGGTCATTTCAACAATTCTGATACCGTCTAATGGAGATGGCATTTAATTCCTCTCTTAAAGCTTCTTTTTATAACTTGTATAGTTTGGTCACGTTTTCGTTAACAAACTTTTTACGCACATGGGGTTTCAAATTGAAATCATCAATTTCATCCAACGTGCGCTTAAAACGAAGTACCGGGAAGTCAGAACCAAAAATCACTTTATCCTGACCGTAAGAGTTAATGTACTTCACCAATGATTCAGGCCAGTACTGTGGGCTGTGAGCATCGGTACAGATATAAACATTTTTATGCTTCCAGGCCATGGCAATCATTTCTTCTGTCCATGGAATACCTACATGGGTACCGATTAATTTTAGCTCTGGCAAATCACAGGCAATATCATCCAGATAAATCGGACGACCCACACTGCGACAAGGCTGATCAGGGGCATAAATTAATGACTGGCCCACCTGCATCTGAATCGGAATATCCAACTCAATACACTTGGCATAATAAGGATAATATTTTGCTGCATTTGGCGGCAGGTCAAACCAGTGCGGATAAAGGTGCGCACCAATAAAGTCCATATTTTTAACCGCATCTTCCATGGCGCGAACACCTTTCATACCCAAGAAAGGATCAACACCAATTAAACCGCGAAAGCGATCCGGGTATTTTTGTACTGCATCTGCCACCACTTCAGGAGGCATATGATAAGAACCGGGTAGACCGGGGCGACCACTTTTTGCCGCCACTAAAAAACTCATCTGAATACCAGCTTCATCCATCTGCTCAAGCATCACTTCCAGTGAAATACCACCGCTGTCGTGCTTGCCTTTCATTTTGTCGATAAAGAAACCATCGGTCCAACCGGGACGATGTGACAGTGCCTCATTGGTCCAGATATTAACTACGGCATCAATGGCCTTGTAATCGTGATCACTCATTTAACATCTACTTCCTTTTTATAAACCTAAAAATGCGATGGAGGAGCCACAGGCGAAAATAGTGGCACCGGCAAAGGCATGACCATAACGCTCCATACTTGGCAGGCGACGCGCCTTAATACCAATCGCTTTTAAACCTACCGTACTCACAAATACTGCAAACATCATCGTCAGCATGGTTACCGCACCAAACACACCAGTGACAGCCACCAGGCCCACGGTGCTTTCTTTGGCAGCAGGGTACATTAATAATGGAATCAAAGGCTCACAAGGGCCCAGGACAAAAATTATAAAAATAGCCCAGGGACCAACTTTGCCAGCCGCCTTTTCACTCACGCTGCCATCATCGGCTACTGTTACTTTTTGATCGTGAACATGGGCATGCTCAGTTTTATGAGTATGTTGGTGAGAATGTAATTTACCGTCGTGGCGATGCCAGTGGGTATGAGGTTTATTCAGATAAGCTCGGCGCATACCCCAAACAAAATACAATAAACCAAAGGCGATTAAACACCAGGCCGCCAAATCACCGCGTACCGATTCAATCATTTCCAATTTGCCGACCTGCATTTGCAAAGCCACGCCGACAAAACCCAAACCAATGGAACCCAGGATATGACCAAAGCCACAAAAGGCAGTGACAGCCATCATCTTCTTAACGGTCCACTTACGAGCCACCCCCATAGACACAAAGGGCAGGTAATGATCTGGCCCCATTAAGGTATGCACAAAAGCAATTGTGGCCGCACTGATAATAAGTACGTTAATTTCAGGACTAAACATGAATATCTCTACAGGCAGGCTATCAATAAACAGAGCCCGGCTTGTTTGTTCGTTATCAATTAAATTACAGCGGAGATGAGCACCATGGAAACCGAGTGGTCATCCAAACTGTGCTGCACTTTACAAGACGCTGTTTGCAATCCACCTTAGCAAAGATCAAATTCCTAAGGCTCATCACAAATATCATAAAGATATAACGTTAATACATTTAAGCGAAATTATGCTAGCATAAGGCCAAATATGCAAGTGGCAATGCGATAAGGGTCTGTAGCTACACTCACAACCCTGATGGATTCGCAGCACAGCAACCATCGGATGACCTGATCCCGTGGACAGAGGCCCTTTACTCAGTAAAGACCGCTTTTGACACTTGCACCAGTAATTTTGAAAAAAAGCTAAGCTATTGATTTAAAATGGAAAAAACACTTTTTGAAAAGCTATGGGACCAACATACTGTCGCCGACCTTGGCGATGGCAATGCTCTCATCTATATAGACCGCATTTTCCTGCATGAGCGCACCGGCTCCATTGCCCTGAAGAGCCTGGAAGCGGACCAGCGCAGCGTGCGCAGCCGTTCCCGCGTTTTTTGCACTATGGACCATATTGTCGATACATTCCCGGGCCGCGGCGACAAAACGCTGATGCCTTCGGGCCATCTGTTTATCAAGGCCACCCGCGAATCCGCCAATGCGGCGGGCATTACCCTCTATGATATCGACGACAAAGATCAGGGTATCGCCCATGTTATCTCTCCGGAGCAAGGTATTGCCCTACCCGGCACAACACTGGTTTGCCCCGATAGCCATACCTGCACACTTGGCGGGCTGGGTGCGCTAGCCTGGGGAATCGGCTCATCCGAAGCCGAGCACGCCCTGGCCACCAATACCCTGCGGGTACAAAAACCCAAAACCATGCGGGTGCAATTTAACGGCGAACTGCCCTTTGGCTGCACCGCCAAAGATATGATTTTGCACCTTATTGGCCAACATGGCGCCGCTGGCGGCTCAGGCTATGCCGTTGAGTTTACCGGTGAGGCTATCCGCAATCTGGCCATTGAAGCTCGCCTGACCCTGTGTAATATGGCGGTAGAGTTTTCTGCCTTTACCGGTATTATCGCCCCGGACCAGACCACGATTGATTATGTAAAGGGAAGAAACTACGCGCCCACTGGTGATCAATGGCAGCAAGCTGTTGCAGCCTGGCAGCAAATGCATACCGATACAGGCGCCCAGTTCGATAAAGAGATTGTTATCAACTGTGCCGATATCGCCCCCACCGTCACTTGGGGGACCAGCCCGCAACATGCCGCCGCTATTAATAGCCAAGTGCCAAATCCGGCTGATATGACTGACGGCCATGACCGCGAGTCCACCCAAAAGGCGCTGGGCTACCAAGACCTGCAAGCCGGTCAGACCATTCACGATATTGCTATCGATGCTGCTTTTCTTGGCTCTTGCACTAACAGCCGTATTAGCGATCTGCGAGCTGCCGCCCAACTGGTCGCGGGCCACACTATCGCACCCACTGTTAAAGGGGTTGTTGTACCCGGTTCTCGCAATGTTAAACGGCAGGCAGAAGCCGAGGGTCTGGATAAGATATTTACCGACGCCGGCTTTGAATGGCGTGATTCCGGCTGCTCTATGTGCTTTTTCGCTGGCGGAGAAACCTTTGGCGCGGGCAAGCGAGTGATATCCAGCACCAACCGCAACTTTGAAGGCAGACAAGGCCCGGGGACGCGCACCCACCTCGCCAGTCCCTTAACAGTCATAGCCTCGGCCATTACCGGCCGTATCACCGACCCTCGCGAACTATTGGAAGTCGCCCAACCTGCTATGCAGTCCAATGGGAGTGTCTAATGGAAAAGTTTACTGAACATACCGGTGTTGCCGCCCCAATCTTGCGCATTAATGTCGATACCGATGCGATCATCCCCTCGCGGGAAATGAAACTGGTCTCCAAGCAGGGGCTGGGAGAAGGGCTATTTGCCGGTTGGCGCTATAGCAAGCCCGGCAGCCGGGATATCAATCCGGACTTTATCCTTAATAAAGACGAATACGCCAATACCAGTATTATTCTCTCTGGCTCAAACTTCGGCTGTGGCTCATCCAGAGAACATGCAGTCTGGGCTTTAAAGGAATATGGCATCCGGGCCATTATTGCTCCCAGCTTTGGTGCTATTTTTCATCAGAATTGTATTCGCAACGGTATCTTACCCATAACCTTAAGCGAAGAAGCCATCAATACGCTGGCACAACAGATTGAACAGGCGCCACAGCAGCAGCCGTTGACGATCAATTTACCCGCACAGCAAATCATCTCAACCGACAGCAAGCAGCGCTATATTTTTGATATCGAGGACTCGCATAAGGATATGCTGGTTAACGGCCTTGATGCCATTGCACTAACCCTCTCCATGGAAGATCAAATCGCCGAATTTGAAAATAACGATCGATCCCAACGCAGCTGGGCCTATCTGGACTAAGCCGCCGCAACGCTGAACAAAGAGCCATCACCAAGCCCTGCCTGAAAAGTGTATTTCGCTTATTAATTAGCCGAATTTGAAGTTTCCCACTCCAGAACTAAACTAAGCTACAACTTTGGTTATAAAAAAAAGTGTGAATCAGTTAAAAAGTATAAAGGTATAACTTTACTACATTGCATTCATTACCTATCCTTATTGCAGTCTTTTACTATTAAAAAGTATTACAAAAATATCACTACATCTGGGAGTTTTCGATGATCAAACGCAGCGCACCCTTACGCCGCTCCAAGCTGACGCTAGCAATAGCCATGGCGACCCTGACTACAACAGCACCTACCTTTGCACAGGAAGGGCTATTTGTAGAAGAAATTCTGGTAACCGCTCGTAAGCAAACAGAAAGCTTGCAGGATGTTCCATTAG comes from the Oceanicoccus sagamiensis genome and includes:
- a CDS encoding hydroxymethylglutaryl-CoA lyase, producing the protein MTEKVFINDVGPRDGLQNQAKILTPAERLQLINALVDAKLPAVEIGSFVNPKAVPAMAGTDEIAASLPSADVAFSALVANQKGYELARDAGVKIVNLPIAASNTMNEKNIRKNNAEAIALTVDIIEAGKKDGIEAIPYIATAWECPFEGIVDDKVVIEMTGQFLEAGAKTIIMADTIGAANPGQVTSLYKQLIAEYGAESLGAHFHDTRGFGVADAYAALEAGIRIFDASIGGLGGCPFAPGATGNVATEDIVVLFEQMGFDTGVDLNKLIAATDLATELTGNCDGGHSMRWLKRQQEKGTL
- a CDS encoding CaiB/BaiF CoA transferase family protein, producing MPSPLDGIRIVEMTSVVLGPYACQMLGDLGADVIKVEPLEGDTNRNLGPHSNNSDMGSLYLTCNRNKRSIALDLKSDDGKAALRELLKTADVLIHNFRPQAIDRLGFSYDNVKALKPDIVYCGAYGYAKNGPYGEKGALDDSIQAASGIAMLQSMVEGEPRYLPTIVADKTTALMVVQAVMAALFHRERSGEGQEVEVPMFETMASYVMTEHLWGKTFEPNIGEAGYVRLMAKHRRPYKTKDGLYLAVLPYWDNHWNTFCELAERPDLAEDPRFLNMRLRLQNINESYKATGEIIITKTRQEWLDLLGNTKVPMMVVNTLDGLVEDPHLVETGFWQEFDHPTEGRVRMSSPPMNFSKTPAEIRKLAPRLGENSVEVLKEAGLADATIDAMLAAGTVKVPS
- a CDS encoding amidohydrolase family protein, producing MSDHDYKAIDAVVNIWTNEALSHRPGWTDGFFIDKMKGKHDSGGISLEVMLEQMDEAGIQMSFLVAAKSGRPGLPGSYHMPPEVVADAVQKYPDRFRGLIGVDPFLGMKGVRAMEDAVKNMDFIGAHLYPHWFDLPPNAAKYYPYYAKCIELDIPIQMQVGQSLIYAPDQPCRSVGRPIYLDDIACDLPELKLIGTHVGIPWTEEMIAMAWKHKNVYICTDAHSPQYWPESLVKYINSYGQDKVIFGSDFPVLRFKRTLDEIDDFNLKPHVRKKFVNENVTKLYKL
- a CDS encoding DUF4437 domain-containing protein, whose amino-acid sequence is MARPHIEPFCDRDVHWKKMALPGFGTGFSYKMLSFDNETGACSMNVQLAGGYKRPPGFSMSEYEMMVIQGSINIGGKRYGKGHYFYLPAGYSLGELTTEQGAEVLMMFNTGAPDHHESDEHHALCQTGLYHDVSSYDDIPWSSGGVTSPTVATGCLVKVLNFNPNSQALTFLYCMTPNFSQDNISYHDCAEESYHIWGTSWMMQFGEIPTGGYFWRPAYINHGSFASAYGCIALGRTDSKLFNHFHYNPWTTPVENADRSLARMTKRDPLLYRWGYSRSHNHPHSITDFEDTMIRRGGMADLDLASGHGHYHQYEGDHDHSASHPEGEPHSHDHDHGHSHDH
- a CDS encoding CaiB/BaiF CoA transferase family protein — its product is MNKPLEGIRIIDLTHMLSGPYGAMILSDLGADTIKVEPPHGEGTRKLLATDPNNSIDGMGAYFITLNRNKRTTCMDLKSEKGLQLFYDLVKESDVVISNFGAGVPQKLKIDYDNLKKVNPKIITCSISGFGSDGPGSKRPAFDQVAQAYGGGMSITGEDANHPMRAGIPIGDLGGGMFAVMGIQSALLERERSGEGQHVDISMVDVQISLLNYMATMHFMSGEDPFPIGNSHFVHVPYNTYPTQDGHLVIAVITDNFWQNLKQVVNFEGFEKEEFDGQPGRLAAKDFIDGNLNEIFATNTTKFWLDQLNEKRIPAAPVNKFSQALSDEQVLHRNMVIELGHPNGKSTKGPGNPIKFSRTNEESFTPAPVLAQDTDEILSEVMGKTADEIAALKEEGVIK
- the leuC gene encoding 3-isopropylmalate dehydratase large subunit, with the translated sequence MEKTLFEKLWDQHTVADLGDGNALIYIDRIFLHERTGSIALKSLEADQRSVRSRSRVFCTMDHIVDTFPGRGDKTLMPSGHLFIKATRESANAAGITLYDIDDKDQGIAHVISPEQGIALPGTTLVCPDSHTCTLGGLGALAWGIGSSEAEHALATNTLRVQKPKTMRVQFNGELPFGCTAKDMILHLIGQHGAAGGSGYAVEFTGEAIRNLAIEARLTLCNMAVEFSAFTGIIAPDQTTIDYVKGRNYAPTGDQWQQAVAAWQQMHTDTGAQFDKEIVINCADIAPTVTWGTSPQHAAAINSQVPNPADMTDGHDRESTQKALGYQDLQAGQTIHDIAIDAAFLGSCTNSRISDLRAAAQLVAGHTIAPTVKGVVVPGSRNVKRQAEAEGLDKIFTDAGFEWRDSGCSMCFFAGGETFGAGKRVISSTNRNFEGRQGPGTRTHLASPLTVIASAITGRITDPRELLEVAQPAMQSNGSV
- the leuD gene encoding 3-isopropylmalate dehydratase small subunit, with protein sequence MEKFTEHTGVAAPILRINVDTDAIIPSREMKLVSKQGLGEGLFAGWRYSKPGSRDINPDFILNKDEYANTSIILSGSNFGCGSSREHAVWALKEYGIRAIIAPSFGAIFHQNCIRNGILPITLSEEAINTLAQQIEQAPQQQPLTINLPAQQIISTDSKQRYIFDIEDSHKDMLVNGLDAIALTLSMEDQIAEFENNDRSQRSWAYLD